A stretch of Ipomoea triloba cultivar NCNSP0323 chromosome 13, ASM357664v1 DNA encodes these proteins:
- the LOC116001731 gene encoding ankyrin repeat-containing protein BDA1-like isoform X1 translates to MLSISESQKKKMLSVLETAAKENNVDILYETIRDNPNILKEIEDTPFAHTPLHVAASHGNTIFAAEMMSLTPSFSRKLNCEGLSPLHLALQNGHLETAREMIGLESGLIRVAGRGKMTAMHFLVSVMGNGENDDVKKKVDLLIDFVWACPEAVSDVTVEGRTPLHIAVASKSVDAFKMLFGWVCRTGQNSVLDKHDIDGNNLMHLAALTHQTEIMRRLKGFVSVTKENKQGLTPADITTERLQGRIKIVNIKQEKEDISKEHRRTFFMSQETFVQRFIRIIACAHRGMSMDKRNMMLVVATLVATATYQVVLQPPTGIAATLDHTTTTRRYDFIFGSSTANRANLFNVFVPLNTLALNLSLAFILFVLPLDLGSGMLQLTLLVMSGSYITVMRYILEKHKLPFLFSDVIYAMFGVAIIVQLGVRTLRAWPGKPSNFHLQIETVLRSPALTTKDNN, encoded by the exons ATGTTATCCATTTCTGAGtcacaaaagaagaaaatgttgtCCGTTTTGGAAACCGCAGCCAAAGAAAACAACGTAGATATTCTGTACGAAACAATCCGAGACAACCCAAATATCCTCAAAGAAATCGAGGACACCCCATTTGCACACACGCCGCTGCACGTCGCCGCGTCACATGGCAACACCATTTTCGCGGCGGAAATGATGAGCTTAACGCCGTCGTTTTCCAGGAAGCTGAACTGCGAGGGCCTAAGCCCATTGCACCTGGCTCTGCAAAACGGACATCTGGAAACCGCAAGGGAGATGATAGGGTTGGAGAGTGGGCTGATTCGAGTGGCGGGGAGGGGAAAGATGACGGCGATGCATTTCCTGGTCTCCGTTATGGGTAACGGCGAGAATGATGATGTGAAGAAGAAAGTGGATCTGTTGATTGATTTTGTTTGGGCGTGCCCTGAAGCCGTTAGTGACGTGACGGTTGAAGGCAGAACCCCCCTGCATATTGCGGTGGCTTCAAAGAGTGTTGATGCTTTTAAAATGCTGTTTGGGTGGGTGTGCAGGACTGGACAGAATTCTGTGTTGGATAAGCATGATATTGATGGCAACAATTTGATGCATTTGGCTGCGCTCACTCATCAAACTGAG ATTATGAGAAGACTAAAGGGGTTTGTGTCTGTaaccaaagaaaacaaacaaggACTTACCCCCGCCGACATAACTACGGAGAGATTACAAGGCCGCATCAAGATTGTGAAcatcaaacaagaaaaagaagacaTATCAAAGGAACATCGCCGCACATTCTTCATGTCCCAAGAGACATTTGTGCAAAGATTCATCCGTATTATTGCGTGCGCGCACAGAGGCATGTCCATGGACAAGCGCAACATGATGTTAGTCGTGGCCACGCTGGTCGCCACGGCCACCTACCAAGTCGTCCTCCAACCCCCTACTGGCATCGCCGCAACTCTCGAtcatacaacaacaacaagaaggTACGATTTCATCTTCGGATCGTCCACGGCAAACCGCGCCAATCTGTTCAATGTGTTTGTGCCTCTCAACACATTGGCGTTGAACCTCTCTTTAGCATTCATACTATTCGTACTACCCCTTGATCTAGGGAGTGGTATGTTACAGCTAACGTTGCTAGTCATGTCGGGTAGCTACATCACAGTGATGCGATACATATTAGAAAAGCATAAACTACCTTTTCTGTTCTCGGATGTTATTTACGCCATGTTTGGTGTGGCTATAATTGTACAGCTTGGAGTTAGGACACTCAGAGCTTGGCCGGGGAAGCCTTCTAATTTCCACCTGCAGATAGAGACCGTGCTCCGCTCACCTGCCCTAACCACTAAGGACAATAATTAA
- the LOC116001834 gene encoding very-long-chain 3-oxoacyl-CoA reductase 1-like gives MEACVYGHLKSQPPWLLVLLVLGFLKLLALSVSLLKWVGANFLRPAKNLKNYGSWALVTGATDGIGKGFAFQLARKGLNLVLVGRNPEKLKDVSDSIEAKYGQTRIKSVVVDFSGDLDGGVRRIREAIEGIDVGVLINNVGVSYPYARFFHEVDDRLLADLIKVNVEGTTKVTQAVLPAMLRRKRGAIVNIGSGIAIAIPSAPLHAVYAATKAYIHQFSRCLYVEYGKSGIDVQCHVPLYVATKMISIRKSSFFIASTDDYAEAALRWIGYEARCTPFWPHSLQWALVSFFPEFAVDAWRLRVCLGIRNKGKLKDSGQEEAATDLMMQKLN, from the exons ATGGAGGCCTGTGTCTATGGACACCTCAAATCTCAGCCGCCATGGCTTCTCGTGCTACTTGTTCTCGGTTTCTTGAAGCTCCTCGCCTTGTCTGTAAGCCTTCTCAAATGGGTCGGTGCCAACTTTCTCCGGCCGGCCAAGAATCTGAAGAATTACGGCTCCTGGGCGCTGGTAACGGGAGCTACCGACGGGATCGGAAAAGGGTTTGCGTTTCAGTTAGCTCGGAAAGGGCTGAATTTAGTTCTGGTGGGCCGGAACCCGGAGAAGCTGAAAGATGTTTCGGATTCGATAGAGGCCAAGTACGGGCAGACCCGAATCAAGAGTGTGGTGGTGGATTTCTCCGGCGATTTGGACGGCGGCGTTCGGAGAATCCGAGAGGCGATTGAGGGGATAGATGTGGGAGTTTTGATTAACAACGTCGGCGTTTCTTATCCGTACGCCAGGTTTTTTCATGAGGTGGATGATAGGCTTTTGGCTGATCTGATTAAAGTGAACGTGGAAGGGACTACGAAGGTTACTCAGGCGGTTTTGCCGGCGATGCTCCGGCGGAAGAGAGGGGCGATTGTCAATATTGGCTCCGGTATCGCCATTGCCATCCCTTCAGCTCCCCTTCATGCAGTTTATGCCGCCACCAAAGC ATACATTCATCAATTTTCAAGATGCCTTTATGTGGAGTACGGCAAAAGTGGGATTGATGTGCAATGTCAT GTACCATTATATGTGGCAACCAAAATGATATCAATCAGGAAATCATCATTCTTTATTGCATCAACAGATGACTATGCTGAGGCAGCATTGCGGTGGATAGGTTATGAAGCAAGGTGCACCCCATTTTGGCCCCATTCTCTGCAATGGGCTTTGGTCTCTTTCTTCCCCGAGTTTGCAGTTGATGCCTGGCGACTTAGGGTTTGCCTGGGAATCAGGAACAAGGGAAAGCTCAAGGATTCCGGCCAGGAAGAAGCAGCAACTGATTTGATGatgcaaaaattaaattaa
- the LOC116001731 gene encoding ankyrin repeat-containing protein BDA1-like isoform X3, with protein MLSISESQKKKMLSVLETAAKENNVDILYETIRDNPNILKEIEDTPFAHTPLHVAASHGNTIFAAEMMSLTPSFSRKLNCEGLSPLHLALQNGHLETAREMIGLESGLIRVAGRGKMTAMHFLVSVMGNGENDDVKKKVDLLIDFVWACPEAVSDVTVEGRTPLHIAVASKSVDAFKMLFGWVCRTGQNSVLDKHDIDGNNLMHLAALTHQTEIMRRLKGFVSVTKENKQGLTPADITTERLQGRIKIVNIKQEKEDISKEHRRTFFMSQETFVQRFIRIIACAHRGMSMDKRNMMLVVATLVATATYQVVLQPPTGIAATLDHTTTTRSLELGHSELGRGSLLISTCR; from the exons ATGTTATCCATTTCTGAGtcacaaaagaagaaaatgttgtCCGTTTTGGAAACCGCAGCCAAAGAAAACAACGTAGATATTCTGTACGAAACAATCCGAGACAACCCAAATATCCTCAAAGAAATCGAGGACACCCCATTTGCACACACGCCGCTGCACGTCGCCGCGTCACATGGCAACACCATTTTCGCGGCGGAAATGATGAGCTTAACGCCGTCGTTTTCCAGGAAGCTGAACTGCGAGGGCCTAAGCCCATTGCACCTGGCTCTGCAAAACGGACATCTGGAAACCGCAAGGGAGATGATAGGGTTGGAGAGTGGGCTGATTCGAGTGGCGGGGAGGGGAAAGATGACGGCGATGCATTTCCTGGTCTCCGTTATGGGTAACGGCGAGAATGATGATGTGAAGAAGAAAGTGGATCTGTTGATTGATTTTGTTTGGGCGTGCCCTGAAGCCGTTAGTGACGTGACGGTTGAAGGCAGAACCCCCCTGCATATTGCGGTGGCTTCAAAGAGTGTTGATGCTTTTAAAATGCTGTTTGGGTGGGTGTGCAGGACTGGACAGAATTCTGTGTTGGATAAGCATGATATTGATGGCAACAATTTGATGCATTTGGCTGCGCTCACTCATCAAACTGAG ATTATGAGAAGACTAAAGGGGTTTGTGTCTGTaaccaaagaaaacaaacaaggACTTACCCCCGCCGACATAACTACGGAGAGATTACAAGGCCGCATCAAGATTGTGAAcatcaaacaagaaaaagaagacaTATCAAAGGAACATCGCCGCACATTCTTCATGTCCCAAGAGACATTTGTGCAAAGATTCATCCGTATTATTGCGTGCGCGCACAGAGGCATGTCCATGGACAAGCGCAACATGATGTTAGTCGTGGCCACGCTGGTCGCCACGGCCACCTACCAAGTCGTCCTCCAACCCCCTACTGGCATCGCCGCAACTCTCGAtcatacaacaacaacaagaag CTTGGAGTTAGGACACTCAGAGCTTGGCCGGGGAAGCCTTCTAATTTCCACCTGCAGATAG
- the LOC116001731 gene encoding ankyrin repeat-containing protein BDA1-like isoform X2 codes for MLSISESQKKKMLSVLETAAKENNVDILYETIRDNPNILKEIEDTPFAHTPLHVAASHGNTIFAAEMMSLTPSFSRKLNCEGLSPLHLALQNGHLETAREMIGLESGLIRVAGRGKMTAMHFLVSVMGNGENDDVKKKVDLLIDFVWACPEAVSDVTVEGRTPLHIAVASKSVDAFKMLFGWVCRTGQNSVLDKHDIDGNNLMHLAALTHQTEIMRRLKGFVSVTKENKQGLTPADITTERLQGRIKIVNIKQEKEDISKEHRRTFFMSQETFVQRFIRIIACAHRGMSMDKRNMMLVVATLVATATYQVVLQPPTGIAATLDHTTTTRRFKEIARLKIWFPHIHRTCHSIHIFLNNKESEIGLYELPGHLKSSPVVIVDSWQYSANFTAFGFMALVSRAWKKRDLELQ; via the exons ATGTTATCCATTTCTGAGtcacaaaagaagaaaatgttgtCCGTTTTGGAAACCGCAGCCAAAGAAAACAACGTAGATATTCTGTACGAAACAATCCGAGACAACCCAAATATCCTCAAAGAAATCGAGGACACCCCATTTGCACACACGCCGCTGCACGTCGCCGCGTCACATGGCAACACCATTTTCGCGGCGGAAATGATGAGCTTAACGCCGTCGTTTTCCAGGAAGCTGAACTGCGAGGGCCTAAGCCCATTGCACCTGGCTCTGCAAAACGGACATCTGGAAACCGCAAGGGAGATGATAGGGTTGGAGAGTGGGCTGATTCGAGTGGCGGGGAGGGGAAAGATGACGGCGATGCATTTCCTGGTCTCCGTTATGGGTAACGGCGAGAATGATGATGTGAAGAAGAAAGTGGATCTGTTGATTGATTTTGTTTGGGCGTGCCCTGAAGCCGTTAGTGACGTGACGGTTGAAGGCAGAACCCCCCTGCATATTGCGGTGGCTTCAAAGAGTGTTGATGCTTTTAAAATGCTGTTTGGGTGGGTGTGCAGGACTGGACAGAATTCTGTGTTGGATAAGCATGATATTGATGGCAACAATTTGATGCATTTGGCTGCGCTCACTCATCAAACTGAG ATTATGAGAAGACTAAAGGGGTTTGTGTCTGTaaccaaagaaaacaaacaaggACTTACCCCCGCCGACATAACTACGGAGAGATTACAAGGCCGCATCAAGATTGTGAAcatcaaacaagaaaaagaagacaTATCAAAGGAACATCGCCGCACATTCTTCATGTCCCAAGAGACATTTGTGCAAAGATTCATCCGTATTATTGCGTGCGCGCACAGAGGCATGTCCATGGACAAGCGCAACATGATGTTAGTCGTGGCCACGCTGGTCGCCACGGCCACCTACCAAGTCGTCCTCCAACCCCCTACTGGCATCGCCGCAACTCTCGAtcatacaacaacaacaagaag ATTTAAAGAGATTGCACGCCTGAAGATCTGGTTTCCTCACATCCATCGTACTTGTCACTCAATCCATATTTTTCTAAACAATAAAGAGAGTGAGATTGGTTTATATGAGCTCCCAGGTCATCTGAAATCCTCACCAGTTGTTATTGTCGATAGTTGGCAATATAGTGCAAATTTTACTGCCTTTGGTTTCATGGCATTGGTGTCCAGAGCTTGGAAGAAGCGTGACTTGGAGTTGCAATAA
- the LOC116000909 gene encoding uncharacterized protein LOC116000909: MLMLSMAERGGSRPGKRAGGSNGAKRHSDALVVGCSSHISNEDDNFVDGLGDPMCDAPDTELTTEELRRCLLCLPPKIVGFVHYIDITILILLSFPMAVP, translated from the exons ATGCTTATGTTGTCAATGGCGGAGCGAGGAGGGTCGCGACCAGGCAAACGGGCTGGAGGTTCCAATGGTG CAAAAAGGCACAGTGATGCACTTGTTGTGGGGTGTTCGTCTCATATTTCTAATGAGGACGACAATTTTGTCGATGGGCTGGGAGATCCTATGTGCGATGCTCCAGATACTGAATTAACTACAGAGGAATTGAGAAGGTGTCTCCTTTGTCTACCACCAAAGATTGTTGGTTTTGTGCACTATATTGACATCAccattttgattttgttgtcGTTTCCCATGGCAGTCCCCTAG
- the LOC116002978 gene encoding ankyrin repeat-containing protein BDA1-like — translation MLSVLETAAKENNVDILYETIIPENPNILKEIEDTPFAHTPLHVAASHGNTIFAAEMMSLMPSFSRKLNCEGLSPLHLALQNGHLETAREMIELESGLIRVAGRRKITPMHSLVSVMGNDENDDVKKKVDLLIDFLEACPEAVTDVTVEGKTPLHIAVASKRVDAFKVLFGWVCRTGQNSVLDKHDIDGNNLMDLANKNTDHQTEVMRILKGFVSLTKENKQGHTPTERGQGCSNKIVEIKQEKEDISKEHRRTFFMSQETFVQTTIRIIVRAHSGMSMDKRNMMLVVATLVATAAYQVVLQPPTGIAPATPDHTTTTQIASDSSFFGLSMSTRGSLFNVFVPLNTLALNLSLALILFVLPFDLGSGMLHLTLLAMSVSYITVLEYILEKHKLPLVISEFIYGMFAVVLIVHLNVRTLRVRSRMANRDQSRKVKISRDLSQKLSNFNLQIKTVLRSPALTTKDGNKDKPKCQ, via the exons atgttgtcCGTTTTGGAAACTGCAGCCAAAGAAAACAACGTAGATATTCTGTACGAAACAATAATCCCCGAAAACCCAAACATCCTCAAAGAAATCGAGGACACCCCATTTGCACACACGCCGCTGCACGTCGCCGCGTCACATGGCAACACCATTTTCGCGGCGGAAATGATGAGCTTAATGCCGTCTTTTTCCAGGAAGCTGAATTGTGAGGGCCTAAGCCCGTTACACCTGGCTCTGCAAAACGGACATCTGGAAACCGCAAGGGAGATGATAGAGTTGGAGAGTGGGCTGATTCGAGTGGCGGGGAGGAGAAAGATAACGCCGATGCACTCCTTGGTCTCCGTTATGGGTAACGACGAGAATGATGATGTGAAGAAGAAAGTGGATCTGTTGATTGATTTTCTTGAGGCATGCCCTGAAGCCGTTACTGACGTGACGGTTGAAGGCAAAACCCCCTTGCATATTGCGGTGGCTTCAAAGCGTGTTGATGCTTTTAAAGTGCTGTTTGGGTGGGTGTGCAGGACTGGACAGAATTCTGTGTTGGACAAGCATGATATTGATGGCAACAATTTGATGGATTTGGCTAATAAGAACACTGATCATCAAACTGAG gttATGAGAATACTAAAGGGGTTTGTGTCTCTAACCAAAGAAAACAAGCAAGGACATACCCCCACCGAGAGAGGACAAGGCTGCAGCAACAAGATAGTGGAGATCAAACAAGAGAAAGAAGACATATCAAAGGAACATCGCCGCACATTCTTCATGTCCCAAGAGACATTTGTGCAAACAACCATCCGTATTATTGTTCGCGCGCACAGCGGCATGTCCATGGACAAGCGCAACATGATGTTAGTTGTGGCCACGCTCGTGGCCACCGCCGCCTACCAAGTCGTCCTCCAACCCCCTACTGGCATCGCGCCCGCAACTCCCGATCATACAACAACCACCCAAATCGCTTCGGACAGTAGTTTCTTCGGATTGTCTATGTCAACCCGTGGCAGCCTGTTCAATGTGTTTGTGCCTCTTAACACATTGGCGTTGAACCTCTCTTTAGCATTGATACTATTCGTACTCCCCTTTGATCTAGGGAGCGGTATGTTACACTTAACATTGCTAGCCATGTCGGTTAGCTACATCACAGTGCTGGAATACATATTAGAAAAGCATAAACTACCTTTAGTGATATCGGAATTTATTTACGGCATGTTTGCTGTGGTTTTAATTGTACATCTTAATGTTCGCACATTAAGAGTACGGTCGCGGATGGCTAACAGAGATCAGTCGCGGAAGGTTAAGATATCCAGAGATCTGTCGCAGAAGCTTTCTAATTTCAACCTGCAGATAAAGACCGTGCTCCGCTCACCTGCCCTAACCACTAAGGACGGCAATAAAGATAAACCCAAATGCCAGTGA